DNA from Salinispora arenicola:
GACCGGTTCGCCGGCCCGTCCCTACGCGGTGACATCACCTGGTGTCAGCTGTTCAGCGAGCCGGAAGCCGGCTCGGACCTGGCCTCGCTGCGCACCCGCGCGAACCGGGTGACCGGCGGTTGGCGACTGTCCGGCCAGAAGGTGTGGACATCGTTGGCGGCCGAGGCGGACTGGGCGATCTGCCTGGCCCGCACCGATCGGACGGCGGCCAAGCATCGCGGGTTGACCTACTTCCTGGTGGACATGCGCAGCCCCGGCATCGACATCCGTCCGTTGCGCGAGATCACCGGACGGTCCGTTTTCAACGAGGTCTTCCTGGACGACGTCTTCGTCCCCGACGACTGCGTGGTGGGCGAACCGGGACAGGGCTGGCGGCTGGCACGGGCGACGCTTTCCTACGAGCGCGTCGCCATGGGACGTGGCCCGGGACACGGGGCAGACGTCGAGCGGCTGGTCCGGATGGTCGGTGCCGGGGGTCTCGCCGACGAGCCGGGGATGCGGGAACGCCTCGGCGGCCACATCGCCGATGGGCTCGCCGTATCCCTGGTGGAGTGTCGGGCCATGCTGCGCCGGCTCGGTGACGACCGGGGCGGGCCCGAGTCGGCGGTGGCCAAGCTGATCGGTGTCGGCCACCGACAGGCAGTGGCCGAAACGGCGTTGGTGCTGTGCGGTCCCGCCGGTGCTGCGGCTGACGGCGCGAGCGCGGAGCCCGTCCACCTGTTCCTCCTCACCCGTTGCCTGAGCATCGCCGGCGGTACCACCCAGATCCTGCTGTCGCTGGTGGCCGAACGAGTACTCGGCCTGCCCAGGGCAGAGGGGGGCTGACGGTGGTTCAGGCCCAGCTGTCCGGGTGCCCCGGTAGGGGGGAGGAACCAATGGGAGGCGGCATCATCGTCGCGGCGGAGCGGATCCGCGCTGCCGGTGCGGGGCCACCGCGACGAGCGCGCGACCCGGTCAACCTGCCCATGATTCGTAACTGGCTGGAGGCGATGGGCGACGACAACCCCGTCTACGAGCGAACCGGTGTGGCGCCCCCAGCCATGACACAGGTGTGGACGATGCGGGGTCTGCATCCGGCCGCGGAGCCCGCCGACCCCCTGTCCGCCATGTCTGCCGTGCTCGACCGGGCCGGGTTCACCTCGGTGGTGGCGACAAATTGCGAGCAGACCTACCACCGGTACCTGCGCCACGGTGAACAGGTCGAGGTGCGCAGCCGGCTGCTGGACGTGAGTGGACCCAAACGAACAGCGCTCGGCGAGGGCTGGTTCGTCACCACCGACAGCACCTGGTACGTCGGCGAGGAAGCAGTGGCCTCGATGACCTTCCGGATTCTGAAGTTCCGACCGTCGAGCCCGCCCACCGTCTCGGACGCCGCGGCGCCGCCGGTTCCGGCGGTGGCACCGGAAGCGGGACCGGCGGCGGTGGCACCGGACGTGCTGAGGCCGGTCGTCACCCGGGACACCGCCTTCTTCTGGGCCGGAACCGCGGCCGGCGAACTGCGTCTGCAACGGTGTGGAGGTTGCGGGGCGCTGCGCCATCCACCCGGGCCGGCCTGCCCACGGTGCGGCGCCGACCGGAGGGACCACGTGGTCGCCCGCGGCACTGGCGAGGTCTTCAGCTTCGTGGTGCACCACCACCCGCCGGTGCCGGGTCGGCGGCTACCGATCGTGGTCGCGTTGGTGGAGTTGACCGAGGGGGTCCGGATGGTGGGCGAGATACCAGGGGCGGACCCGGCGCAGGTGCGGATCGGGGCCGCGGTGCAGGTCGACTTCGTGCGGGTGGATGCCGAGTTGACCCTGCCCGCGTGGCGGCTCCTGCCATGAACACGGCCGTCGGCGTCGTCCTGCCCGAACTGCGGATCCTGGTCACCCCGACCTTCGTGATCAGCACCGCCGTCGCCACCCGCGACTTCCAGGATGTGCACCACGACCGGGACCAAGCGGTGCGGCGAGGCTCCAGGGACATCTTCCTCAACATTCTGACCACGAACGGACTCGTGCAGCGGTACGTGACCGACTGGGCGGGAGCGGGGGCGATGGTGCGCAACGTCGCCGTCCGGCTCGGTACGCCGTGCTACGCGTACGACACCCTCGTCCTGACCGGTCAGGTGACGGAGGCGTCGTCCGAAGGGTGCACGGTGGCTGTCGTCGGACGGGCCGGCGGCGGCGATCACGTGACCGGGCAGGTTCAGGTCGGGAGGATCCAGTGATCTCGAGAACAGCGGCGATCGTCGGGATCGGCGCGACGGAGTTCTCCAAGGAATCCGGCCGCAGCGAGCTCCACCTGGCAGTGGAGGCGGTGCGGGCGGCCCTCGCCGATGCCGGGTTGGCGCCGACCGACGTCGACGGCCTGGTGACCTTCACCATGGACAGCACCGCCGAGGTCGCCCTGGCCCGGGAGATCGGCGCCGGGGAACTGTGCTTCCTCAGCCAGGTCGGGTACGGCGGCGGCGCGGCCTGCGCCACCGTGCAGCAGGCGGCGTTGGCGATCGGCGCCAACGTGGCCAGGGTCGTGGTGTGCTACCGCGCGCTGAACGAGCGGTCCGGGCGCCGCTTCGGCCGGGTATCCCGGGCCGCCTTGACCGCGCCGACCTCCGCCGGCGTCGACAACGGCTGGCACTACCCGATGGGACTGGGTACCCCGGCCGCCACCGTGGCCATGGTTGCCCGACGCTACCAGCACGTCTTCGGGGCCTCCGGTGAGGACTTCGGCCGGGTGGCGGTGGCAGCCCGCCGGCACGCCGCGACCAACCCACGGGCATGGTTCTACCAACGACCGATCACGCTCGCCGAGCATCAGGCGTCCCGGTGGATCGCCGAGCCACTTCGGTTGTTGGACTGTTGCCAGGAGAGCGACGGAGCGGTCGCCGTGGTGGTGGCCAGCACCGAGCACGCCGCCGACCTGCCGGCGACTCCGGCGGTGATCGCCGCCGCCGCGCAGGGCAGCGGAGCGGACCAGTACGTCATGACCAGCTACTACCGGGACGACCTGACCGGGCTACCGGAGCTCGGTGTGGTCGGGCGGCAGCTGTGGCGGCAGTCGGGTCTCGTCCCCGACGACGTACGGGTCGCTGTGCTGTACGACCACTTCACCCCGTACGTGCTGATGCAACTGGAAGAGCTGGGGTTCTGTCCACGGGGCGAGGCGCGGCACTTCATCGCCGACGGCGCGATCGAGCTGGGCGGTCGTCTCCCGGTCAACCCACACGGTGGACAACTCGGTGAGGCGTACATCCATGGGATGAACGGCATCGCGGAGGCCGTACGGCAGGTTCGGGGCAGTTCGGCCAACCAGGTTGCCGGGACCGGTCCGGTGGTGGTGACCGCGGGCACCGGCGTGCCGACCAGCGGCCTTCTGCTCGTGCCCGGCGGCTGATCGGGTGCCTCGCGGACGAGGGCGACCCCCTTACCCCGTCCGCGACGTCGACGATTCGGGGCCGGGCCGTTGCGCGTCCGCGCAGCGGTCGGAGCTGGTAGCCGGCGGGCCGCCGCCGTCCCGGCCGATGACCGTCTCCGCGAGTCGGGCGACGTGTGCCCGCGGGTGCCCGAACAGGTGGGCCGCTCCATGCGCCCGTTTGAAGTAGCGGTGGGCGTCGTGCTCCCAGGTGATGCCGATGCCACCGTGGAGCTGGATCATCTCGGCGGCTGCCCGTTCCAGTGCCTCGGCACAGTAGACCGCGGCTCCCGCCGCAAGCAGGGGTGCGTCGGCCGCGTCGGAGTCGAGGCTCGACGCTGCCGCGTACGACAGGGACCGGGCGCTGTCCACCTCCACGTGCAGGTCGGCCAGCCGGTGCGCGACCGCCTGGAATCCGCCGATGGGCCGGCCGAACTGTACCCGGGTCAGGGCGTGTGCCACGGTCAGCTCCAGGGCTCGGGCGGCGGCGCCGACCTGCTCGCCGCTGAGCGCGACGGAGGCGATGTCCCGGACCCGCTCCAGTGGGTTCGTTCCGCCCAACTGACGACCAGGCGCCTCGTCCAGCGTGACCACCCCCAGTCGGCGGGTGAGGTCCATGGTGGTGACCAGGCGTCGGTGTACGCCGGCGTGCCGGGCGTCCACCTCGAACAGCCGGGTTCCCTCGGGTGTGCCCGCGGCGACCAGCAGTACGTCGGCCCGGTGCGCGTCGAGCACGTAGTGCGCCTCACCGGTGAGCCGGCCGTCCTCCGTCGCGGCGTAGGCGGGCCGGTGTGGATCCCAGTCACCGTGGTGGTCCGTCCAGCCGAGTGCGGCCAACCGCCGGCCGGCGACCAGGTCGGGCAGGATCCGGCGGCAGGCCGACTCGTCCTCGGTGTGCAGCAACGCCTGACCGGCGAGAACCGCGCAGCCGAGCATCGGCGAGGGCGTGAGGTTACGACCCAGCTCGTCCACCACGACATGGGTCTCCACGAGCCCGGCTCCGAGCCCACCGAATCGTTCGGGCACCGCCAGACCCGCCACGCCGATCTGGCCACACAGCATCCGCCACAGCTCGGCATCGTCGTCAATGGTCGCCTCGGTCAGCTCGGCGATGGATCGGCCGGAGGCGTGCCGAGCCAGGACACCGCGGACGCTCATCCGCAGGGCCTGCTGCTCCGGCGTCATGTCCGACCGCCGTCGGTCACCGCGGCCATGATCCGACCCCGGTGCCAGGACTGGGTTCCCCACGCCCGCACCAGCGCCCAGATTCTGGTCAGCCAGGAGTCGAGGCCGGACTCCCGGGCGTACCCGATCGCCCCGTGGACCTGTAGGGCCGTACGGGCGGCCCGGCGGGCGGCGTCCGCGCACGCCACCTTCGCGGCGGAGACGTCTCGGGCGGCCGTGGGGGGCTGGTCGGCGAGGGCCACCGCTGCGGCGAACAGCAGTGGCCGGGCGAACTCGAGGCCGATGGCCACGTCGGCGAGCATGTGCTTGACCGCCTGGAACTGCCCGACAGGTCGGCCGAACTGAGTTCGTTGGCCCGCGTATCGGACGCTCGCCTCGAGCAGCGCGTGACCCGCTCCGAGAAGCTGCGCCGCACAGGCCAGCGCGCCGGCGTCGAGGGCGTGGGCGACGGCCGAGCCGACGGCCGGGCCGTCGGCCAGCAGCGCACCGTCGATAACCTCGGTCAACCGACGGGTGTCGTCCACCGAGCGCAGCCGCGCTCCCGGCACCCCGAGGCGCAGCGTCTGCGCGCCGGCACGCAGTACCAGGGCGGCGACGTCGGCGTCCGTCGCGTACGGTACGTGGGGCGGCACGGTGAGCGTACCGACCAGCTCGCCCGTGGCCAGCCGTGGCAGCCAGGTCTCGCACAGGGCGTCGTCGCCGAGTGCCGTGAGCAGCGTGGGTATGGCGGCGATGGATTCGGCGACCGGACCGGGCAGGGCGTGGTGCCCGAGTTCCTCGCACGCGACGACGATGTCCGCCGGGTGCGCGGCCAGCCCGCCCCACCGCGTCGGCACCGCCAGGCCGGTCACTCCGAGGTCGGCCAGTTGGCGCCAGACCAGCTGTCCGGGAGAAGGGTCGTCGGCGGCCCACCGTTGGGCGACGGTGGGAATGTCCGCCTCGGTCAGCATCGTGTGCAGGACAGTGGCGAACTGTTCCTGCTCCGTGGAGAGCGTCAGTATCATCGTCGATCCCGGGGCAGGCCGAGTACCCGCTCGGCGATCACCGTGCGTTGGATTTCGTTGGTGCCGGCGTAGATCGGACCGGCCAGGGAGAACAGGTAGCCGTCCAGCCAGGCGTCCCCGCTGCCGTCATCGTCTGCTCGGCCAGCCGGATCCGTCCGGCGGCCACCTGTTTCGGCGTACGGCCCGAGTAGGTCGAGCGCCACCTCGTGCAGGGCGACGTCCAGTTCCGACCAGTAGACCTTGGTCATGCTGGCGGCGTGGCCACCACCCGACAACGCTACCGGTCCCCGCTGCTGCCCGGGCGTGTGGTCGTCGGCCCGCCGGGTGGCCGTGCCATAGCTGTGCATCCGGTACGCCTGGGCGGCGATCCACACGTCGACGACGCGGTCTCGGAGGGACCGGTCGGCCTGGTCGCCGGATCGGAGCCACAGCCGCACGAGCCGCTGGGCCGCGGCGGTGAACCGTCCTGGGCTGCGCAGCGACAGCCCACGCTCGTGACCTGCGGTGCTCATCGCCACGGCCCAGCCCTGGTCCACCTCGCCGAGTACGTCGGCGTCGGGCACGAACACCCGGTCCAGGAAGATCTCGGCGAAGCCGGTGGCACCGCCCAGCTGGCGGATCGGGCGGACCGTGACACCGTCAGCGTGAAGGTCGAACATCAGGTAGGTCAGGCCCTGGTGACGGTCTGCGCCGGTGCGGAAGAGCCCGAACGCGCGATCGGCGTGTGCCGCGCGGGAACTCCAGGTCTTCTGCCCCGACAGGAGCCACCCGCCGTCGGTGCGTACCGCACGGGAGCGGATGGCGGCCAGGTCGCTGCCGGCGTCCGGCTCCGACCACGCCTGTGCCCACACGTCGTCCGCCCGAGCCATCCGGGGTAGCAGCCGTGTGCGCTGCTCGGCGGTGCCGTGGGTGAACAGGGTGGGTGCCAGCAGGAAGAGCCCGTTCTGGTTGATCCTCGCCGGGGCGCGCGCGAGGTGGTACTCCTCCTCGAAGATCAACCAGTGCAGGGGTGGGACGTTGCGCCCGCCGTAGGCGGTGGGCCAGGACACCACCGACAGGCGGGCCTGGGCGAGGTGCCTTTCCCATGCTCGGTGGGCCGCGTCGCCGTCGGCGGTGTCCATCGGCGGTAGCGGTGCGGTGGGCGCGTTCGCGGTCAGCCACGATCGGACCTCTGCCCGGAACGTGCGGGCCTCGTCATCGAGGTCGAGGTTCATCGCGCTGGCCTGTGTCACGATCGCGCCCGCGCTTTCATGCGTTCGGCGTTCATTCCGGCCAGCGGGTCGCCCGCCACCTCCGCGTTGTGCGCGTGGGCGAGATGGTGCAGACCGAAGGCGGCGTCCATTCCCGGGCGCATTCCCATCAGGTCCTCCGCTTGGTTGACCGCCCGTTTCGTCAGCGCCAGGCCGAAGCGGGGCATCTCGGCGATTCGCTTCGCCACGCCGAGGGTGTGGGACACCAGGTCCGTGCGGGGGACGACCCGGTTGACCATGCCGACTTCGTACGCGCGCCGGGCGTCGAACCGGTCACCGGTGAACAGGATCTCCTTGGCGAAGCGTGACCCCAGCATCCACGGGTGCGCGAAGTACTCCACACCGGGGATGCCCATCCGCACGACGGGGTCGGCGAAGTACGCGTCCTCCGCCGCGATGATCAGGTCGCAGACCCAGGCCAGCATGAGCCCACCGGCGAGGCAGGCACCCTGCACCATGGCGATGGTCGGCTTCGGCAGCTCCCGCCAGCGCCGGCACATGCCAAGATAGACTTCCATCTCCCGGGCGTATCGATGGTCGGCGCCGGCCCTACCGACGTGGTCCCACCACAGCACCGCGCGGCGCTCGAAGGTCTTCTCGACGTCGCGGCCGGGCGAGCCGATGTCGTGGCCCGCGGAGAAGTGCTCGCCGGCGCCGGCGAGCACGATGACCGCGACCGAGTCGTCGTCCACGGCCTGGGCGAATGCGGAGTCGAGGGCATAGGTCATCGCGGAGTTCTGGGCGTTTCGGTAGCGGGGCCGGTTCATCGTGACCACCGCCGTCGCGCCCTGGCGCTCCAGTCGCACCAACTCGTCCTGCGTCACTGCGCTGCCTCCTGCCGAAGCACCTGTCTGAGTGGTTTGCGGTCGGGTCGTGCAGCACTACTGCCTTGCCGGGCTCGGTGGTGCCCGCAGTGGACGGTGCGTCCGGGCTGCTCGGGTGACGGCAGCGGGGATGGTGGGCTTCATCGAGACCTCCTCCCACAAGCAAGTGCTTGGTAGGGTGAGCGTACGCGCGCCTTGGGAGGTGACACCAGTGCACGACGACGAGTTCCGGCGGGCGGTGCGCGCCTGGCTGGCCGAGAATGTGAGCGACGAACTGCGGGGCGCGGGTGGACCGGGCCGAGAGCATGAGGCATACCGCGAACGGTTGGCTTTCGACCGTCGGCTCGCCGCCGCCGGCTGGACGTGTCTCGGTTGGCCGGTCGAACACGGCGGTCGTGGCGCCACGCTCGCCCAACAGGTCGCCTTCCACGAGGAGTACGCCCGTGCCGGCGGCCCCGCCCGTGTCGGTTACCTGGGTGAGGAACTGCTCGGTCCAACGCTGATTGCCTATGGCACACCGGCGCAACGTCGGCGATTCCTACCCAGGATCCGCGCCGTCGAGGAACTCTGGTGTCAGGGATACTCCGAGCCTGGGGCGGGGTCCGATCTCGCTGCCGTGGCGACCCGAGCCCGACTCGTCGGCGACGAGTGGGTCATCGACGGGCAGAAGGTCTGGACCTCGTTGGCGCATGTGGCGGACTGGTGCTTCCTGCTGGCCCGGACCCACTCCCCGGGCACGAGGCCCCGCCAGGCCGGGCTGTCCTATCTGCTTGTGCCGATGCGGCAACCCGGTGTCACGGTGCGTCCCATCCGTCAGCTGACCGGCACCTCGGAGTTCAACGAGGTGTTCTTTGCCGGCGCGCGTACCTCGCGGGACATGGTTGTCGGTGAGGTCGGCCAGGGATGGCGGGTGGCGATGGGCACCCTGACGTTCGAGCGAGGTGCGGCGACCCTCGGCCAGCAGGTCGGCTTCCAGCGGGAGTTGGACGCACTGGTGTCGCTCGCCCGGCACCGTGGCGTCGCCGGCGAACCCCAGGTTCGGGACACGCTCACTCGAGCCTTCATCGGGCTCTGGGCGCTTCGCGCGCACACCCTCCACACGATGACCGAGGTCGACGGGCAGGGTCCAGGGCAGGGGGCGTCCACGGTGAAGCTGCTCTGGTCGCGGTGGCACCAGCGGCTCGGTGAACTGGCAATGCAGGTGCGCGGTGCTTCCGGGGCGGTCGCCCGGGACGCGCCCTACGACCTGGACGAGTGGCAGCGACTGTTCCTGTTCAGCCGAGCGGACACGATCTACGGAGGGTCGGACGAAATCCAGCGCGGCATCATCGCCGAGCGGGTTCTCGGTCTGCCCCGGCAGGCCCGCGGATGAGGCCGGAGGCGCTGACGCCGCCAGTCTGCCCGGCTGGTCGGGACCTGCTCGCGGGCAGGGTGGTGGCGGTGACCGCGGCGGCGGGAACCGGTATCGGGGCGGCCGTGGTCGAGCGTTGCCTGGACGAGGGCGCGTTCGTGATGATCAGCGATCAGCACGTCCGGCGGCTCGCCGAGAGCCACGAGCGGCTCTCGGTCGGCCACCCGGGGCGGGTCCGGTCGCTGCCCTGCGACGTGACCGACGAGCGAGCCGTCGGCGCGCTGGTCGACGCCACCGTGCGTGACTACGGGCGGTTGGATGTGATGATCAACAACGCCGGGCTCGGCGGCACCGGGTCGGTCATGGAGTTGACGGACGACGAGTGGTTGCGGGTGTTGGACGTGACCCTGACCGGCACGTTCCGCTGCACCCGGGCGGCGGTACGGCAGATGCTGGCGCAGGGCGGTGGCGGCGTGGTGATCAACAATGCTTCGGTACTGGGCTGGCGCGCCCAGGCCGGCCAGGCGCACTACGCGGCGGCCAAGGCGGGAGTGATGGCGTTCACCCGGTGCGCGGCGATGGACGTGGCGCCGTACGGTATCCGCGTCAACGCCGTGGCGCCGAGTCTCGCCATGCACCCTTTCCTGTCGAAGGTGACCGGTGCGGACCTGCTCGCCGAGCTCTCCGGCCGGGAGGCGTTCGGCCGGGCGGCGCAGCCCTGGGAGGTCGCGGCCGTCATGGCCTTCCTGGCCAGTGACTACGCCTCGTATCTCACGGGTGAGGTGGTGTCGGTCAGTAGTCAGCATCCCTGACTGACCGACGAGGCAGCGGTGCTCCTGGACCGCATCCGTCGCCAGAGTGCCCGCAAGGATGACACAAAAAGGACTAATAGCGCGTAGCCTGCTGGATGGGTCTGTCGCTTCCACCCGCGTTGTCCGCTCGGAGCCTGCATCACGAGAAGAGGTACCTCGACGTGAATCCTGCGCTCGGTACCCGCCCGGTTGTCCCCGTCCTGTCCGTCGCTCCCGTCACCATCCCGGCACCCGGTCGGGTAGTGGACCTCGAACTGAGGGTGTCGGCACCCGTCACCGGCTCGTCCCAGCCAGTCGTGCTGCTCTCGCACAACCACGGGCCGTCGAACCTCTCCTCGTGGCGCGGGTACGGCCCGCTCGTGGAGGTTCTGGCAGCGTGCGGATTCGTTGTCGTCCAGCCAACCCACCTGGACTCGAAGGTCCTCGGCCTGCGCGAGGCGAACGTCGCCGAGGCCCCGCTCTACTGGCGCTCACGAGCGACCGACTTGTCGTACGTCATCGACAATCTCGACACGATCGAGGCCGCCGTGCCCACACTCGACAAACGGATCGACCGGAAGCGCATCGCGGCCGTCGGGCATTCGGCGGGCGGCCACACCGTCTCCCTACTCCTCGGCCGTCGCCTCAACGACCCCGAGGACGGTTCGGTCGTTGATCTGTCCGACACCCGCGTTCGCGCCGGGGTGATCCTCTCGGGCCTCGGGAGGGGCGGCGACGCCCTGAGCGAGTACGCGAGGGAGAACTATCCGTTCCTTCAGACGTCCGACTTCAGCACGATGACCACCCCCGCGCTCGTGGTCGCCGGTGATCAGGAAGCCGAACGGACCAACGTGGTCGGTGCCTCCTGGCCTGAGGATCCGTACACCCTGTCTCCCGCGCCGAAGGCTCTGCTGACAGTGTTCGGGGGCGAGCACAGTCTCGGCGGAATCGTCGGCTACGGCGCGGCGGAGACGACGGACGAGGACCGCGACCGTGTCGCGGCAGTGGGCGCGATAGTCGGCGCCTACCTACTCACCACGCTCGGGGTCGACGACCGTGCCTGGGAGATGGCGAAAGGCGAACTGGAGTCCTCACCCGAACCGCAGGGACGCGTTGTTGACAAGTAGCGCGAGGACAGCGGCCAGTGGGTCGACAGCGGCCCGCGGCCCTGCTCGCAGGCCGCGCGGCTTGTCCTGGGTAGCTGGGCGTACGAACGCTGGACCAGAAGGGGTTACCAGCGTCGGCCTTCCCGCGCACCAACAGCGGTCAGAGTCGTTCGATGATGGTCGCGGTGGACATGGCACCGCCCGCGCACATCGTGACCAGCGCTGTGCGGGTAGCCGTCCGCTCCAACTCGTGTAGGGCGGTGGTGAGCAGCCGGGCCCCGGTACTGCCCACCGGATGCCCGAGCGCGATCGCGCCGCCATTGACGTTCACCTTCTCCGGGTCGGCCTGGTGCGCCGACAGCCAGGACAGCACGACGGCGGCGAACGCCTCGTTGACCTCGAACCGATCAATATCCTGGATCTTCATGCCGGCGTGGGCCAGCACCCGCTCGGTTGCCTGCACGGGGCCGTCCAGGTGGTAGTGGGGTTCGGCGCCGACCAGGCACTGGGCGACGATTCTGGCCCTTGGGCGCAGACCGAGCGTGTGGGCCCGGTCGGCGGACATGAGCAGGACCGCCGCGGCGCCGTCGGAGATCTGCGACGAGGTCCCGGCAGTGTGCAGCCCGTCCTCGACCACCGGCCGCAGCCGGCTCAGCGCCTCCATCGTGGTATCGCGCAGCCCTTGGTCCCGGTCGATGACGCGGGTTTCTCCGGTCGGCTGTCCCTCGGCGTCGAGCGCCGGCGCGTGCACCGTCACGACCTCGCGGTCGTAGTACCCCTGCGTCCAGGCCCGGGCCGCCCTGACCTGCGAGCGCATGCCGAACTCGTCGACCGTCGTGCGGGACAAGCCTCGCCGTACCGCGATCCGCTCGGCGGCGACGTACTGGTTGGGCAGGTCGATGTGCCACGACGCCGGACGGGGCGTGCCGACGTCGACGCCGAGGTTCGCCCGCAGCGGCACCCGGCTCATCGCCTCGACACCGCAGGCGATGCCCACCTCGACGGCGTCGGTGGCGATGAGCCCGGCGACAAGATGGGCGGCGTGCTGGGAGGATCCGCACTGTGCGTCGATGGTGAGGCAGCCTGTCTGGTACGGCAGGCCGGCGTGCAACCAGGCGGTGCGGGTGACGTTGTTGGACTGTTCACCGCTCTGGGTGACGCACCCGCCGACGACCTGCTCGACCGCGCCCGGGTCGAGGTCCACGTGTTCGACGAGGGCACGTTGGGCCGCGCCCAGAAGTTCGGCAGCGTGTAGTCCCGCCAGCCAACCACCGCGTTTCCCGATCGGCGTACGAACCGCGTCAACGATCACCGGAGTGCCCATCGCACCGGCCCCTTCCTGATTTGAGTGCGTGTTCCCCTCACCGGGGCTCGCCTCGCGTTGTCGGAACAACATTTGATCTGCTTGAATATTAGAACAGGTTACAGTAGGAGGTTCGATGACTGAGCCGCGTATTCCGGCGGGATTCGACTTCACCGATCCCGAGGTTCTGGCGCACCGAGTGCCCCGGGAGGAGTTCGCCGAGCTTCGCCGGACCGCTCCGGTCTGGTGGAACGCCCAACCGAGGGGCTCGGCCGGCTTCGACGACGACGGGTACTGGGTGGTGACCCGCTACGCCGACGTGATGACGGTGTCCCGGGACAGCGACACGTACTCGACGCGGGAGAACACCGCGATAGCCCGGCTCCGGCCGGACACCACCCGCGAGGACATCGAGATGCAGCGGGTCATCATGCTCAACGTCGACCCGCCGGAACACACCAAGCTGCGTGCCATCGTGTCCCGTGGCTTCACCCCCAGAGCAATCAACGCACTACGCGGATCATTGGCGGAGCGGGCCGAGCACATCGTGCGTGACGCAGCCGTGCGTGGTGTCGGTGACTTTGTTACCGACGTCGCTTGCGAGTTGCCACTGCAGGCGATCGCGGAACTGATCGGGGTTCCGCAACACCACCGACGCAAGGTCTTCGACTGGTCGAACCAGTTGATCGGATACGACGATCCCGCCTACGGAACGGATCCACTGACCGCCTCGGCCGAGCTACTCGCGTACGCCATGGAGATGGCGGAGGAGCGGCAGCGCAGTCCGAGCGACGATCTGGTGACCAAACTGGTCAATGCGCAGATCGACGGTGAGCACCTGACGACCGACGAGTTCGGCTTCTTCGTGATGCTCCTGGCGGTCGCGGGCAACGAGACGACCCGGAACGCGATCACCCATGGCATGGTGGCCTTCCTCGACAACCCAGAACAGTGGGAGCTGTTCAAGGCCGAGCGCCCCAAGAGTGCGGTCGAGGAGATCATCCGCTGGGCCACCCCGGTGAACGTGTTCCAACGTACCGCGTTGGTCGACACCGTGCTGGGGGGACAGGCCATCTCCGCCGGCCAACGGGTAGCGCTCTTCTACGGTTCGGCGAACTTCGACGAGGCGGTGTTCGAGGACCCCGAACGGTTCGACATCACCCGTAGCCCCAACCCGCACCTCGGGTTCGG
Protein-coding regions in this window:
- a CDS encoding bifunctional MaoC family dehydratase N-terminal/OB-fold nucleic acid binding domain-containing protein, coding for MGGGIIVAAERIRAAGAGPPRRARDPVNLPMIRNWLEAMGDDNPVYERTGVAPPAMTQVWTMRGLHPAAEPADPLSAMSAVLDRAGFTSVVATNCEQTYHRYLRHGEQVEVRSRLLDVSGPKRTALGEGWFVTTDSTWYVGEEAVASMTFRILKFRPSSPPTVSDAAAPPVPAVAPEAGPAAVAPDVLRPVVTRDTAFFWAGTAAGELRLQRCGGCGALRHPPGPACPRCGADRRDHVVARGTGEVFSFVVHHHPPVPGRRLPIVVALVELTEGVRMVGEIPGADPAQVRIGAAVQVDFVRVDAELTLPAWRLLP
- a CDS encoding acyl-CoA dehydrogenase family protein is translated as MILTLSTEQEQFATVLHTMLTEADIPTVAQRWAADDPSPGQLVWRQLADLGVTGLAVPTRWGGLAAHPADIVVACEELGHHALPGPVAESIAAIPTLLTALGDDALCETWLPRLATGELVGTLTVPPHVPYATDADVAALVLRAGAQTLRLGVPGARLRSVDDTRRLTEVIDGALLADGPAVGSAVAHALDAGALACAAQLLGAGHALLEASVRYAGQRTQFGRPVGQFQAVKHMLADVAIGLEFARPLLFAAAVALADQPPTAARDVSAAKVACADAARRAARTALQVHGAIGYARESGLDSWLTRIWALVRAWGTQSWHRGRIMAAVTDGGRT
- a CDS encoding acyl-CoA dehydrogenase family protein, giving the protein MTPEQQALRMSVRGVLARHASGRSIAELTEATIDDDAELWRMLCGQIGVAGLAVPERFGGLGAGLVETHVVVDELGRNLTPSPMLGCAVLAGQALLHTEDESACRRILPDLVAGRRLAALGWTDHHGDWDPHRPAYAATEDGRLTGEAHYVLDAHRADVLLVAAGTPEGTRLFEVDARHAGVHRRLVTTMDLTRRLGVVTLDEAPGRQLGGTNPLERVRDIASVALSGEQVGAAARALELTVAHALTRVQFGRPIGGFQAVAHRLADLHVEVDSARSLSYAAASSLDSDAADAPLLAAGAAVYCAEALERAAAEMIQLHGGIGITWEHDAHRYFKRAHGAAHLFGHPRAHVARLAETVIGRDGGGPPATSSDRCADAQRPGPESSTSRTG
- a CDS encoding enoyl-CoA hydratase, with translation MTQDELVRLERQGATAVVTMNRPRYRNAQNSAMTYALDSAFAQAVDDDSVAVIVLAGAGEHFSAGHDIGSPGRDVEKTFERRAVLWWDHVGRAGADHRYAREMEVYLGMCRRWRELPKPTIAMVQGACLAGGLMLAWVCDLIIAAEDAYFADPVVRMGIPGVEYFAHPWMLGSRFAKEILFTGDRFDARRAYEVGMVNRVVPRTDLVSHTLGVAKRIAEMPRFGLALTKRAVNQAEDLMGMRPGMDAAFGLHHLAHAHNAEVAGDPLAGMNAERMKARARS
- a CDS encoding lipid-transfer protein encodes the protein MISRTAAIVGIGATEFSKESGRSELHLAVEAVRAALADAGLAPTDVDGLVTFTMDSTAEVALAREIGAGELCFLSQVGYGGGAACATVQQAALAIGANVARVVVCYRALNERSGRRFGRVSRAALTAPTSAGVDNGWHYPMGLGTPAATVAMVARRYQHVFGASGEDFGRVAVAARRHAATNPRAWFYQRPITLAEHQASRWIAEPLRLLDCCQESDGAVAVVVASTEHAADLPATPAVIAAAAQGSGADQYVMTSYYRDDLTGLPELGVVGRQLWRQSGLVPDDVRVAVLYDHFTPYVLMQLEELGFCPRGEARHFIADGAIELGGRLPVNPHGGQLGEAYIHGMNGIAEAVRQVRGSSANQVAGTGPVVVTAGTGVPTSGLLLVPGG
- a CDS encoding acyl-CoA dehydrogenase family protein, with the protein product MTQASAMNLDLDDEARTFRAEVRSWLTANAPTAPLPPMDTADGDAAHRAWERHLAQARLSVVSWPTAYGGRNVPPLHWLIFEEEYHLARAPARINQNGLFLLAPTLFTHGTAEQRTRLLPRMARADDVWAQAWSEPDAGSDLAAIRSRAVRTDGGWLLSGQKTWSSRAAHADRAFGLFRTGADRHQGLTYLMFDLHADGVTVRPIRQLGGATGFAEIFLDRVFVPDADVLGEVDQGWAVAMSTAGHERGLSLRSPGRFTAAAQRLVRLWLRSGDQADRSLRDRVVDVWIAAQAYRMHSYGTATRRADDHTPGQQRGPVALSGGGHAASMTKVYWSELDVALHEVALDLLGPYAETGGRRTDPAGRADDDGSGDAWLDGYLFSLAGPIYAGTNEIQRTVIAERVLGLPRDRR
- a CDS encoding MaoC/PaaZ C-terminal domain-containing protein; translation: MNTAVGVVLPELRILVTPTFVISTAVATRDFQDVHHDRDQAVRRGSRDIFLNILTTNGLVQRYVTDWAGAGAMVRNVAVRLGTPCYAYDTLVLTGQVTEASSEGCTVAVVGRAGGGDHVTGQVQVGRIQ